The Flexivirga aerilata sequence ACGACGCCCTCGCCTGCCTGGACGCGGGCGCCGAAGGCGTGTGGGTGAGCAACCACGGCGGCCGCCAGCTCGACCGCGCACTGCCGACGGCAGTCGCACTGCCCGAGGTGGTGCGGGCCGTCGGTGGTGCCGCTCCGGTGCTGGCCGACGGTGGGATCCGCAGCGGACTCGACGCGCTGACCGCGCTCGCGCTGGGTGCACAGGCGGTCTTCGCCGGGCGGCCGGTCATGTGGGGCCTTGCCGCCGATGGCGTCGACGGGGCGACGGAGGTGCTGGGCGGCCTCACCGACGAGCTGCGCCACGTGATGGGGCTCGCGGGCGTGAATTCGCTTGCGGCGCTTGAACGTTCGTTGGTGGCGCCGGCGTAGCTCAGGTCCAGGGCGTCCCGAAGCGTCCCGCGTGCACGATCTCGGACAGCGGTCGGCGCCGCCGCTTCCGGGTGCTGCCCGACGGTGCGTCGCTCTCGGCATACCCGAGCGCAATGACTCCGACCACCCCTCGATCCTGCGGTATGGCGAGAGCCTCGCGCACCGCGGTGAGCCGTTCGACCGGCACCCCGAAGAACAGCCCGCCCAGCCCCTCGTCGACCGCGCCGAGCAGCATCAGCATCGCCGCCATGCCGGTGTCGACGTCCCAATACGGTGCCGGCCAATGGGTTTCGGAGCGGTCCGGCCACGGCTTGTCGGGCTCGGCGTAGCGGTCGAGGTAGGCGCCGCGGTCGGAGCAGCAGACGATCAGCACCGGTGCCGAGCTCACCCCGCGCAGCCAGGCGTCGGGCGCGCCGCCGTCCGCGCTCGCCGCCCAGAAGGCTGCGCGCTCGCCGCCGCGCAGCACCACGAAATCGAAGCCCTGGCTGAAACCGGCACTCGGCGCGCGCGGCGCCAGCTCGAGGATCCTGCCCAGGACGTCCGCAGGCAGGTCGCGATCGGCGTCGAAGCGCCGCACCATCCGCCGTCTCGTGATCGCATCCCGCAACTGCATGCGCACATTCTGCGCAGATAGGATCGCCAGAACATTTTTCGCGGGCAGCCAACCGCGGGACCCGCGACGTCGTCCACCCGGACATGACCACTGTTGCGGGGACCGGGCCGACTGCCCCGAGGTCCACGGAAAGGTGGCGCGGAAGTGGCTTCGGGGGAAGCAACTGTCGAACGCGCCGTCCGAGAGGTGTACGACGCACACTTCGGGCGGCTCGTCGGCTGGACGACGACGCTGATCGGAGATCGCGATCTGGCGCATGATGTCGCGACGGAGGCATTCGTGAAGCTGATGACGCATTGGCCGTCGGTGCAGGATCCGCGTGCGTGGCTCTACACCGCGGCGGCCAACCAGGTGCGCGACCATTGGCGCAAGCGTGGGCGCGAAGCGGCGGCATACGACCGCTTCGTCGGCGGTCGCCGGGCGGCCGTCGACGTCGCTGCCGCCGGCCTCGACCCGGCCACCCGGCTCACCGTGCGGGACGCGGTCGAGTCGCTGCCCGAGCGTTACCGGCTCGTCGTGCTGCTGCACTACTACGCCGATCTGTCGGTGGCCCAGGTGGCCGGCCAGATCGGCAAGAGCGAGGGCGCGGTCAAACGCGACCTGTTCGACGCCCGCCGCCATCTCGCGGAGTCGCTGGAGACCGCCCGATGACCGATCAGCAGCGGCCCGGCGTGTCGCCGGGCCGGCCGAGCGACGAGCCCGAACCGGCGGCGCACGGCGACTCCGTCGCGCAGTTCTTCGCCCAGCAGCGCGCCGAGGTGCGGCAGGAGCCGGCCGGCGAGGTCACCTGGCAGCGGATCGTGCGGTCCTCCCGCTCCACCTCGCGCCGGCGCAGCCGGGTGCTCGCCCTCACCAGCGCCGCCGTCGCCGTGCTCGCGCTCTTTGCGATCTGGAGCTGGCAGCGCGAACCGATGGGCGGCTCCGGCGTGCGCCAGGGACAGGCCATCGCCGGCAACACCGACACGGTGCCCTCCGGTCGCAGCTCCGGTGAGGGGCGCACGGTGTCGCCCGCGCAGCAGCCGTTCAAGGTGCCGGAGACCTTCACCACGTGGTCGGTCAGCAACGCCGGCCACGGCACGCTCTACGCGCTCGGGTCGCAGGGCTGCCGGGGCACGGTCTGTCCGGTGCTGCTGCGGTCCGGCACCAACGGGACCTCCTGGACCGCGGTGCACAACTTCGACAGCACCGACGTGTCCAGCGCCACCGGCACCGACGTGCAGCAGATCCAGCCCGACCGGGCGGTCACTCAGGTGCGATTCGCTTCTCCCACAACGGGATACGTCTTCGGGGGCGACCTCTGGGTGACGCGCGACAGTGGGGCGAGCTTCAGCAAGCTGCCGCATCCCGGCAGCACCGTGCTCGACGTCGAGGTCTTCGACCAGCAGGTTGTCGCGCTGAGCTCGGACAACTGCGCGCAGGGTGTGTGCAACGGCCCGATGTACGTCAGCGTCTTCGCGCCGTCCGCCACGTCGGTGGAGCAGCCGGCCGCGGTCTACAGCCCCGACACGCCGGTGCGCGGCGGTGAGGTCACGGTGCAGAACGCCCAGGCCTTCGTGCAGCTGTCGGTCGGCGACTCCGCATCGGCCATCCCGCCGATGCGCCTCACCGGCGGCCGGCTGCAGCCGATGGCACCGCCCGCCGCCTGCAACGGCCGGCAGCTGCAATCGGTGACGCCCGCGACCAACGTCACCGGGCCGGTGCTGCTCTTTGCCGTGTGCGACCCGCAGGAGTCGGGCAGCGCCACGTCATACACCCTCGTGCGCAGCCGCGACGGCGGTCAGCACTGGGAGAGCGTCTCGGTCGGCTCGCTGAGCCTGCCGCGCCTCGGACAGGTGTGGCTCGCCGCCGCCGACGACAAGCACCTGGTCGCGTCGGCCGGCGGCCCGCGGGACACCTCCGGGGTGCCGGCCAACAGCGGCGCGGGCAGCCTGGTGGTCTCCCGCGACGGCGGCAACGGCTGGGCGCCCGCCGACAACACCAGCAAGCAGCCGGTGCCGTCGAGCGGCTTCGACTGGACCGCCAGCGCCGGCGCCGGCTACTTCTACGCGGTGCCGCGCACCACCAGCTCGTTCTGGGCGACGTCCGACTACGGGACGCGGTGGCGCCTCGTCAATCCGCCGGCCTGACGGGGCGGCGCGGCGGCGCTCCCGGGCAACCCTGGCATGCTTCACCCATGACCGGTTACCCCAGCGACTGGGAGGCCGATGTCGTGCTGCGTGACGGCTCGGTCGCGCAGATCCGGCCGATCCGGCCCGGGGACGAGCAGGCACTGCAGGAGTTTCACGACCGGCAGTCCGAGGAGTCCATCTACCTGCGCTTCTTCGCGCCGCTCAAACACCTGTCGGACCGCGACGCCCAGCGCTTCGCCAACGTCGACTACCGCGAACGCGTGGCGCTCGTCGCCGAGTCGAGCGGCCGGATGATCGGTGTCGCCCGCTACGACCGGCTGGCCGGTCCCGACAGCCCGCGCGCGGAGGTCGCCTTCAACATCGCCGACGACTTCCAGGGCCGCGGCGTCGGGTCGGTGCTGCTGGAGCACCTGGCGGCGATCGGCCGGGAGGCCGGCGTTCAGGAGTTCGTGGCGGACGTGCTGCCGCAGAACAACAAGATGATGTCGGTCTTCACCGAGGCCGGGTATGCCGTGGACCGGCGCTTCGACGACGGCGTGATCGCGCTGTCGTTCCGCATCGAGTCGACCGAGCAGTCGCGTGCCGTGCGCGCCGCCCGCGAGCAGCGGGCCGAGGCGGTCAGCATGCACTCGCTGCTCTCGCCGTCGTCGGTGGCGGTCGTCGGGGTGAGCGAGCGGGCCACCGGCCTCGGCCGCGGGGTCTTCGAGCACCTGCAGGCCGGCGGCTTCACCGGCCGGCTGTATGCCGTGGGCAGCAGCCGGCACGGCGAACTCCCGGGCGTCGAGGTCTACCTCAAGGTCACCGACCTGCCCGAGCCGGTCGACCTCGTGGTGATCGCGGTCCCCGCCGAGCGGGTGCTCGAGGTGGTCGCCGAGTGCGCCGCCCACCGGGTGAAGGCGCTGCTCGTGCTCTCCTCCGGCTTCGCCGAGGCCGGCCCCGAGGGCGAACGCCGGCAGGCCGACCTGGTGCGCCTCGCCCGCCGGCACGGCATGCGGGTGGCCGGCCCCAACTCCTTCGGCCTGATCAACACCCGCCCCGACGTGCGCCTGAACGCCTCGCTCGCTCCGGAGATGCCGCTCGCCGGCCGCTTCGGCCTCTTCGCCCAGAGCGGTGCGCTCGGCATCGCCGTCCTCGACTTCGCCGGGCGGCGCGGGCTCGGCCTCACCGACTTCGTCTCGACCGGCAACCGCGCCGACGTCTCCGGCAACGACGTCATGCAATGGTGGATCGACGACGACGCCACCCAGGCGGTCGGCCTCTACCTGGAGTCGATGGGCAACCCGCGCAAGTTCTCCCGCATCGCCCGCCGCCTCGCGATGGCCAAGCCGGTGATCGTGGTCAAGTCGGGGGTCTCGTCATACGGCGTGCCACCCGGGCACCGGGTGCGCCCGACGCTCACCTCGCCGGACGCCTTCTCCTCGATGCTGCGCCAGGCCGGGGTGATCCGGGTGGAGAACCTCCACCAGCTCTTCGACGTCGCCCAGCTCGTGGTCAACCAGCCGGTCCCCGCAGGGCCGCGGGTCGCGATCGTCGGCAACTCCGACGCCCTCGGCGCGCTCGCTGCCGACGCGGCGGTCAGCTGGCGCCTGGAGGTCACCCACGGGCCGGTCAACCTGCCGGCCTACACCGACGCCGCGCAGCTGCAGGCCGCCGTCGAGGCGGCGTTCGCCGACCCCGACGTCGACAGCGTCATCACCGCGATCATGCAGCCGGGCATCGTCGAGGGCATCGTGCTGGCCAGGGCACTCGCCGAGGTCGCGTCACGCCACGAAAAGCCTTGCATCACAACGTTTCTCGGCATCAGCGGGATGTCGGAGGAGCTCTCCGCGGAGGCGCCGGACGGCACCCGGCGGTTCGTGCCGTCATACCAACTGCCGGAGGACGGTGTGCGCGCACTCGCCGCCGCCACGAGGTATGGCGAGTGGCTCGCGACCGACCGCGGCACCCCGGTGACGCCGGAGGGCGTCGACCGGGCGAGCGCCGAGCGCCTGATCGACCGGGTGCTCGAAGGCTCACCGGACGGGCGCGCCCTGCGACCGGACGAGGTGCGCGAGTTGCTCGCCGCCTACGGGATCGCGGTGTGGGCGGAGACCCCGGTGACCACCGTCGACGAGGCGGTGGCGGCCGCCGACGCCATCGGCTACCCGGTGGTGGTGAAGTCGGTGTCGCCGCTGGTGCGCACCCAGCCGGTGACCGCCCTGCGCGCCGACCTGCGACGCCCGGACGCCGTGCGGGAGGCGTTCACCGCGCTCGACGAGCGCCTTGCGCCGCTGCACGCCAACCGGCTGGTGGTGCAACGCATGGCGACGCCCGGCATCCCGTGCATCGTCGCCACGGGGGAGGACCCGCTCTTCGGCCCGGTCGTGCGCTTCAGCCTGGCCGGCGCGCCGACCGAGGTGATGGGCGACATCGCCTACCGCATCCCGCCGCTCACCGAGGTGGACGTGCGGGAGCTGATCAACTCGGCCAAGGCGGCGCCGCTGCTGCACGGCCGCGGGGGCGGCCTGCCGATCGACCAGGCTGCTCTCGAGGACGTGGTCGCGAGGGCGTCGGTGCTCGCCGAACAGTTGCCGGAAGTCGCGTCGCTGGAGCTCAACCCGGTCAACACCCACCCGGACGGCCTCGACGTGCTCGGCGCCACGATCGTGGTGGCGCCGCCCGCGTCACGCACAGACTCCGGCAGGCGTTCACTCCCGGTCGCCTGACAACTGCGACAATGGTCGTTATGTCATCGACCAGCAAGCAGATCACCGGGTCGGTCCTGCCGGGCCGGCTCCTCGCCGACATCGAGCAGGCCGGCTATTTCCCGGCGCTCGTCGCCGACGTGGTCGCGTCCGCGGTGGGCGTCGAACCGGTGGACTCACATCTGGTGCACGCCGAGACCACCATCGACAACGAGACCGTGCGCCGGCACGTGACGGTCCTCGCGCTCACCGCGACCAGGCTGGTCGTCGCCCACGCCGACGACCACGCGCCCAGCCCGGAGTCACCGGTCGCGCACCTCGGCTCGGTCGCCACCGCGACCAGCGAGACCGTGCCGCTGTCGTCGGTCCGCGGCGTCATGCTCGCGCACGTCGTCGCGCAGCCGGAGGGCTACACCGCCGGCGCGCTCGGCCGCGAGGTCACGATGACCATCTCGTGGGGCGCGGTCTCCCGGGTCGACCTGCTGCCGGCCACCTGCGGCGACCCCTCGTGCGACGCCGACCACGGCTACGAGGGGTCGATCACCGGCGACGACATCGCGCTCCGGGTGAGCGCCGACGCCGACGGTGACGCCAATCTGCGTCAGGCGCAGGCGTTCTCGTCGGCACTGTCCGCAGCCATCGGGCGGTGAGTCTCGAGGCGCTCGCCCCGTCATACGACGGGAGGGGGCTGGGTGGTGTGCTGCCGCGGGTCGCGGCCTCCCTGGGAGCGCTGCCGCTGCCCGAGGACTGGCCGGCAGCCGTCGCGCTGCCGGAGGCCCGGCGTGCGGTCGTGGTGCTGGCCGACGGCCTGGGCGCCGAGCTGCTGCGCCGGCGGTCGGGACACGCGCCGTTCCTGCGGTCGGTGATCGGCGGTCAGCCCGACCACATCCCGGCCACCCTGTCCGCGGGCTTCCCGTCGACCACCGCCACCAGCATGGGCACCTTCGGCACCGGTCTGCCGCCCGGCGAGCACGGCCTCGTCGGCTACCAGTTGCGCATCCCCGGCACCGACCGGCTCTTCAACGAACTCGACTGGATCGATGGCCCGGATCCGCTGCAATGGCAACCACATCCGACGATGTTCGAGCGAGTCGGCGCAGCCGGCGTGCCGGTCACGATGGTCGGACCGGGGAAGTTCGACGGGTCCGGACTGACCCGCGCGGCCCTGCGTGGAGCGCGCTTCGCGGGCGCCCGCGACCTGCCTGGCGCGGTCGACGCCGCCCTCGCCGCGGTGCGCGACGGCGACCGCGCGCTCGTCTATCTCTACTGGGGGGCGATCGACAGCACCGGTCACCAATACGGTTGTGAATCCTGGCAATGGGGCGATGCGGTCGAGGCGTTCGACGGCGAGATGCGGCGCCTCGCGGCCAGCCTGCCGGCCGGGACGTCGCTGACCGCGACCGCCGATCACGGCATGGTGGATCTGCCCGACTCGGCCAAGATCGACGTCGCCACCGACCCCGAGCTCGGCGCTGGTGTCGAGCTCGCCGGTGGCGAGATGCGCGCTGCCCACCTCTACTGCCGGCCCGGCGCGGCCGACGACGTGCGGGCCGCGTGGGAGGCGCGCCTCGGCGACGACGCGTGGGTGATGAGCCGCGAAAAAGCCGTGGCCGCAGGGCTTTTCGGCACCGTGTCCGACGCCGTGCTGCCACGCATCGGGGACGTCGTCGTTGCCATGCACGGGGTGGTCGGTGCCTACGACTCGCGCGTCATGCGCCCGCGCGTGTCGTCCCTGATCGGGCAGCACGGGTCGCTCACCGACGCCGAGCAACTGGTGCCGATGATCCACCTGCCCGCGCAGTAAGGTTGCCGCCCGTGGCTGAACTCCTCTTCTTCTCCGGCACGATGGACTGCGGCAAGTCGACGCTGGCGCTGCAGATGGAGCACAACCACCGGGCCCGGGGGCGTCGCGGGCTCGTCTTCACCAAGCACGACCGGGCCGGCGAGTCGGTGCTGTCCTCCAGGCTCGGGCTGTCGCACCCCGCGCTGGAGGTGCACGACGACCTCGACTTCTGGGACCTGGTGGTCGAGCAGGCGACCGGCGGCCGGGTGATCGACTACCTGATCTGCGACGAGGCCCAGTTCTACACGCCGGTGCAGGTCGAGCAGCTGGCCAAGCTGGTGGACGAAATGCACATCGACGTCTACGCATTCGGCATCACCGCAGACTTCCGCACCGAACTCTTCCCGGGCTCGCGCCGCCTCATCGAACTCGCCGACCGCATCCAGGTGCCGCAGGTCGAGGCCTTGTGCTGGTGCGGCCGCCGGGCCACCCACAACGCCCGCGTCGTCGACGGCGACATGGTGGTCGAGGGTGAGCAGGTGGTGGTCGGCGACATCAGCGGCGGCAGCTCGGCCACCGTCGAATACGAGGTGCTCTGCCGGCGCCACTACATGCGCCGGATGACCTCGCACGCCGCCCGCGCGCAGGCCGTCTCACCCGAGGTGCTGCCGTTCGACCTGGACCTGTGCCCGCTGCCGGGAGCCGGACGCGACGCGGCGGACCCGGCAACCGGCGAGAGTCGGTCCGGCTTGGCATGATGGACGCATGAGTCGCGACGGTCTCTCCGGTCGGCAGCGCCGCCGCGCGGAGCGCGATCGCGCGTTCACCGAGCCTCTGCCGGACGCGTCGCGGACGCGACCCATGCCGCCCCGTCAGCACCAGGGGCCGCCGCGCACGCCGCCTGCGTCATACCCCCGGGAGCAGGGGTATGACGAGGGCGCCGCGCCGCACGGCGAATCCTCCGGCGCGCAGCCCGTCGGCGCGGCCCGCGCGGGCACCGCGAAGGCGGCCGGCCGCGGGGTGGTCCGCGGCGCCGGGGCGATGGCCCGCTTCACCGCCGCCGCGAGCAAGGGCACCGTGCGGGCCGCGCGCAAGGCGAGCGAGGCGCAGGGTGCCGGTGAGAGCGGCCTCGCCCGGCTGATCCAGGTGCACGCGTTCAGCTCGGCCGGTGACGCCGCCGTCGCGATCGGCCTGGCCGGCACCGTCTTCTTCTCGGTCTCCTCGGCGCAGGCCAAGGGGCAGGTGCTGCTCTTCCTCTGCCTGACGATGCTGCCGTTCGCGATCGTCGCGCCGTTGATCGGGCCGCTGCTCGACCGCTTCCGGCACGGGCGGCGCTGGGCGATCGGGGCGACGCTCGCGATCCGCGCGTTCCTCTGCTGGGTGCTCGCCCAGACCGTCGAGGACGGGTCGGCCTGGCTCTTCCCGGTCGCGCTGTGTGTGCTGGTCTCCTCCAAGGCCTACCTGGTGACCAGATCAGCAGCCGCGCCGCGGCTGCTGCCCGAGCAGCTGACGCTGGTGAAGGCCAACGGGCGGTTGTCCCTGGCCGGAGTCGTCGGCGCGGGGATCGCCGGCGCGCTCGCCGGCGCGGCGTCCGCGGTCGGCGGTGCGCCCTGGGCGTTGCGGGTGGCGGCGTTGCTCTTCGCGGTCGGCACGGTGCTGGCGATCCTGCTGCCGCAGCGGGTCGACTCGAGCGTGGGGGAGAAGCCCGCGCCGCTCGTCGGGCTGGCGACCGGCACCGCGTCCGGCCGCGGCATCGGCCCGGCGGTGGTCACCGCGCTGCGGGCCAACACCGGCCTGCGCTGGCTGTCCGGCTTCCTCACGATCTTCCTGGCCTTCCTGGTGCGCACCCACCCTTTCCCGGGCTGGGAGGACCGCAAGACGCTGGCGCTGGCGCTCGTGCTCGGCGCCGCAGGAGTCGGCAACTCGGTCGGCACGGTCATGGGTGCAGCGCTCAAGATCGCCTCGCCGCGGGTGATCGTGCTGGCCACGCTCGTCGCCGACGCCGTGATGGTCGTCGTCGCGGCGGTGCACTTCTCGGTGGTGACCGCGGTCGCGGTCGGTTTCGTCGCCGGTGTGGGCCAGCAACTCGGCAAGCTCGCCCTCGACTCGCAGATCCAGGACACCGTGCCGGAGCACATGCGCACCAGCGTGTTCGGGCGGTCGGAGACCCTGCTGCAGTTGTCGTGGGTGATCGGCGGCATCGTCGCCGTGGCCATCCCGACCAACGCGCAGCTGGGCATGATCCTCGCCGCGGTCGTGCTCGTCGCGTGGGCGAGCGCGGTGCTGATCTGGAATGCCGGCCGGTCGCTCCCGGTGCCGGCGCGGGTCCGGGCCGCGGCGCCGACGGGCGGTCGTGCTCGGCGGCGTCCGCGGCAGGACGACCCACACGACGTGCACCCGCAGCGGGCCGACGAGCACCACGCGTCCTACGACGTCTCCTACGAGGACAGTCGCCGCGAGGAGTTCGGCGACGAGGCGGAGACGATCGGCATCCGGCGCAGCGAGATCGCCGACCACCGCCTGCCCGGGTATGACGCCGACCGGCGCGACCGCCGCTGAACCCCGAGGGTCGGTCGCGGAAAGGTCGGACGCGGAGGGCTCAGTCGCGACCCGGGCGCCGGCCGAACATGATGTCGTCCCAGCTGGGCACGCTCGGCCGGCCCTTGCGCGCCGCGCTCGGGCGGTCCGGGATCGTGGTGCCCGTGGTGCCGTCGGAGGTGTCGTCGGTCTCGGGCTTCGACTGCTCCGCAGCGTCGGCGGTCTCGTCGTCCGCCGGCACATCGTCCTCGGCCACCTCGACGACTTCCGGCTCGGCGCCGACCGCGTCGCGGTCGTCGTCCGGGGCGATGTCGTCGACGGCGAGCGTCTCGCTCCGGCTGCCCGGGCGGCGGACGCTGTCGAAGTCGAAGTCGGCGAACATGTCGGCGGTGCCGGTCACCGGGTCGTGGCTGGGCCGCTCGGGAGCGTCGGGTGCGTCGGCTGTGGTGTCAGTCGTCGCCGCGTCCGACGACGTGGACGAAGCCGACGCGGCAGCCTCCTCCTCGCACGGGTGCGACCCGAGCGGCGGAGGCGGGCCATCGGTGTCCACCTGCGCCGGCGGCGCGGCGTCCGCCGGGAAATCCGTTGACGCAGAAGCAGATTGGCGGCCGCGGCCCTTGCGGCGACGGCCCTTGGTGCGCTCGCGCATGGCAGCCATGAGGTCGACGGTGTCGGCCTCCGCGACGCCGCCGGTGGCAGTGCCGGCCGAGGTGTCCTCGCGATCCGCGGCGCGTCCCGCCGGGTGGCTCGGGACGGCGGTCGCCGAGCTGGCGCCGCCGCGCACCGTGCGCACCTTGGGCGCGGGGGCACCGTCGAGACCGCCTTCGGCCTCGACGTCGTAGACCGACGTGTCCCGCACCGGCGTGGCTGCCTGCAGCGGGCCGGGCGACGACTCGTCCTCGCCCAGCCAGCGAGCCTCGTCGTCGACCGGAGTGAGGATGCAGGTGTCGACCGCAAACCGCCAGGTCGCCTGCCGCAAGCGGCCGCCGGCGGGGAAGGCGCACTGCACGGTCCAGTCCTGCTCGCTGTCCCGCCAGGAGTCCCAGGTCACGTCGTCGGCGGCGACCCCGCGGCCGTCCAGCCGGCGCTCGACCCGCTCGCCGAAAGTGCCCTCCTCGCCGCGTCGTGCGGCGGGGTCGGCGACCGGCACGGCGCGCGCCAGGGCGGCCACGTGGTCGCGCTCGGCGCGGATCGGCGCCTCGTAGCGGGACACCTTCTCCACGGTCCAGCCGGCGCGTTCGGCGACGTCCTCCAGCGACAGGCCGGAGCGCAGCAGCCCCTGCACGTCGCGCGGGCGCAGCTCGACCTGGTCATGCTCGGGCACGCCGGCGTCGGCGAGGGCCCGCGACCGGTCCCGGCGTATGGCGGACCGCAACTCCTCGGTGATGCGCAGTTGCGACCGCTCGCCCTCGTCGTCGACGAGCAGCAAGTGTTCGCCGTCCTCATGGACGCCGCTGAGGCGCAACTCCCGCATGTGCGTTTCTCCCAAATAGGCCTGTCGTAGCAACCGCAGACCACCATGCCACGCGGCCGCGCGCAGGCACCGCAGGGCGCGCCGGAACACCGCCGCCGACTCGTCGTACTCTTCGTGGGTAGAGACGTTCCGCGTCCACCCCTCGTCGTGCCGGAGAAGGAGCCCCGCCCCATGTCGTCGCCGATCGCCGAGCCGCCCGACGCCACCAAGGGCGGGGGTGAGGTCCCGGAGGTCACGCAGCGGCCGCAGGCCCCGGCCGACCCGGTCACCGAGGGCGCGCTCGACCCCGAGCCCACCGAGGACGAGGCCGGTCTCGCGGTCCGTCCGTACGACGCGATCGTCGTGCTCTCGTTCGGCGGCCCGGAGTCCCGTGACGAGGTGATGCCGTTCCTGCGCCGGGTGACCGCCGGACGCGGGGTGCCGGACGAGCGCCTGGAGTCGGTCGCCGAGCACTACTACGCCCGCGGCGGCAAGAGCCCGATCAACGACCAGACCCGCGCGCTGCAGCAGGCGCTGCACGCGGAGCTGCGCCGCCGCGGCATCGCCACCCCGGTGCTGCTCGGCAACCGCAACAGCGAGCCGTTCCTCGTCGACACGCTGCGGGAGGCGCAGGAGGCCGGTGCCCAGCAGGTGCTGGTCGTGACGACGAGCGCCTACTCGTCATACAGCTCCTGCCGGCAATACCGCGAGGACATCGCGGCCGCCCTTATCGAGCTGGCCGACGAGGGCCGCTCGCTCGCGGTCGACAAGATCCGGCAGTACGCGACGCACCCGAGCTTCACCCGGGTCAATGCCCGGCTGGTCACCGAAGCGGTGCGCGGCTGCGGTCAGCCCGACGACGACAAGCTGCGGGTGGTCTTCGTGACCCACTCGATCCCGGAGGCGATGGACGACACGTCCGGCCCGGGCGACGGCGAGGGCAACCTCTACGAGCACCAGCACGACGAGATCGCGCACGTCATCCTCGACGAGGCAGGCATAACCCTCGACCGCAACTTGAGCGGTGCGCTGGTCTACTGCTCGCGCTCGGGGTCGCCCGGCCAGCCCTGGCTCGAGCCGGATGTGAACGACCACCTGCGCAGCCTCGCCGCGCAGGGCATCACCGACGTGGTCGTCGCGCCGATCGGCTTCGTGTCCGACCACATGGAGGTGGTGCACGACCTCGACACCGAGGCCGCCGAGACCGCGGCCGAGGTCGGCCTCCGGATGACCCGCGTGCCGACGGTCGGCACCGACCCGGAGTTCGTGATGGGCCTGGCCGACCTGGTGGAGGAGCGGGCCGCGCAGGCCCGCGGCGAGCAGGTCGACCTGGTCGGCTGGCCGGGCGCGCCGATGCCGCCGATCTGCGCCGCCGGTTGCTGCCCCAACCTGCGCGCCTACAAACCCGCCGCCTGTGGAATGGACTGACCCCGTGGACACCACGCCCGCCCC is a genomic window containing:
- a CDS encoding DUF5998 family protein, encoding MSSTSKQITGSVLPGRLLADIEQAGYFPALVADVVASAVGVEPVDSHLVHAETTIDNETVRRHVTVLALTATRLVVAHADDHAPSPESPVAHLGSVATATSETVPLSSVRGVMLAHVVAQPEGYTAGALGREVTMTISWGAVSRVDLLPATCGDPSCDADHGYEGSITGDDIALRVSADADGDANLRQAQAFSSALSAAIGR
- a CDS encoding GNAT family N-acetyltransferase; its protein translation is MTGYPSDWEADVVLRDGSVAQIRPIRPGDEQALQEFHDRQSEESIYLRFFAPLKHLSDRDAQRFANVDYRERVALVAESSGRMIGVARYDRLAGPDSPRAEVAFNIADDFQGRGVGSVLLEHLAAIGREAGVQEFVADVLPQNNKMMSVFTEAGYAVDRRFDDGVIALSFRIESTEQSRAVRAAREQRAEAVSMHSLLSPSSVAVVGVSERATGLGRGVFEHLQAGGFTGRLYAVGSSRHGELPGVEVYLKVTDLPEPVDLVVIAVPAERVLEVVAECAAHRVKALLVLSSGFAEAGPEGERRQADLVRLARRHGMRVAGPNSFGLINTRPDVRLNASLAPEMPLAGRFGLFAQSGALGIAVLDFAGRRGLGLTDFVSTGNRADVSGNDVMQWWIDDDATQAVGLYLESMGNPRKFSRIARRLAMAKPVIVVKSGVSSYGVPPGHRVRPTLTSPDAFSSMLRQAGVIRVENLHQLFDVAQLVVNQPVPAGPRVAIVGNSDALGALAADAAVSWRLEVTHGPVNLPAYTDAAQLQAAVEAAFADPDVDSVITAIMQPGIVEGIVLARALAEVASRHEKPCITTFLGISGMSEELSAEAPDGTRRFVPSYQLPEDGVRALAAATRYGEWLATDRGTPVTPEGVDRASAERLIDRVLEGSPDGRALRPDEVRELLAAYGIAVWAETPVTTVDEAVAAADAIGYPVVVKSVSPLVRTQPVTALRADLRRPDAVREAFTALDERLAPLHANRLVVQRMATPGIPCIVATGEDPLFGPVVRFSLAGAPTEVMGDIAYRIPPLTEVDVRELINSAKAAPLLHGRGGGLPIDQAALEDVVARASVLAEQLPEVASLELNPVNTHPDGLDVLGATIVVAPPASRTDSGRRSLPVA
- a CDS encoding thymidine kinase, which gives rise to MAELLFFSGTMDCGKSTLALQMEHNHRARGRRGLVFTKHDRAGESVLSSRLGLSHPALEVHDDLDFWDLVVEQATGGRVIDYLICDEAQFYTPVQVEQLAKLVDEMHIDVYAFGITADFRTELFPGSRRLIELADRIQVPQVEALCWCGRRATHNARVVDGDMVVEGEQVVVGDISGGSSATVEYEVLCRRHYMRRMTSHAARAQAVSPEVLPFDLDLCPLPGAGRDAADPATGESRSGLA
- a CDS encoding WD40/YVTN/BNR-like repeat-containing protein, yielding MTDQQRPGVSPGRPSDEPEPAAHGDSVAQFFAQQRAEVRQEPAGEVTWQRIVRSSRSTSRRRSRVLALTSAAVAVLALFAIWSWQREPMGGSGVRQGQAIAGNTDTVPSGRSSGEGRTVSPAQQPFKVPETFTTWSVSNAGHGTLYALGSQGCRGTVCPVLLRSGTNGTSWTAVHNFDSTDVSSATGTDVQQIQPDRAVTQVRFASPTTGYVFGGDLWVTRDSGASFSKLPHPGSTVLDVEVFDQQVVALSSDNCAQGVCNGPMYVSVFAPSATSVEQPAAVYSPDTPVRGGEVTVQNAQAFVQLSVGDSASAIPPMRLTGGRLQPMAPPAACNGRQLQSVTPATNVTGPVLLFAVCDPQESGSATSYTLVRSRDGGQHWESVSVGSLSLPRLGQVWLAAADDKHLVASAGGPRDTSGVPANSGAGSLVVSRDGGNGWAPADNTSKQPVPSSGFDWTASAGAGYFYAVPRTTSSFWATSDYGTRWRLVNPPA
- a CDS encoding nitroreductase family protein — encoded protein: MQLRDAITRRRMVRRFDADRDLPADVLGRILELAPRAPSAGFSQGFDFVVLRGGERAAFWAASADGGAPDAWLRGVSSAPVLIVCCSDRGAYLDRYAEPDKPWPDRSETHWPAPYWDVDTGMAAMLMLLGAVDEGLGGLFFGVPVERLTAVREALAIPQDRGVVGVIALGYAESDAPSGSTRKRRRRPLSEIVHAGRFGTPWT
- a CDS encoding sigma-70 family RNA polymerase sigma factor, with amino-acid sequence MASGEATVERAVREVYDAHFGRLVGWTTTLIGDRDLAHDVATEAFVKLMTHWPSVQDPRAWLYTAAANQVRDHWRKRGREAAAYDRFVGGRRAAVDVAAAGLDPATRLTVRDAVESLPERYRLVVLLHYYADLSVAQVAGQIGKSEGAVKRDLFDARRHLAESLETAR
- a CDS encoding alkaline phosphatase family protein; this encodes MSLEALAPSYDGRGLGGVLPRVAASLGALPLPEDWPAAVALPEARRAVVVLADGLGAELLRRRSGHAPFLRSVIGGQPDHIPATLSAGFPSTTATSMGTFGTGLPPGEHGLVGYQLRIPGTDRLFNELDWIDGPDPLQWQPHPTMFERVGAAGVPVTMVGPGKFDGSGLTRAALRGARFAGARDLPGAVDAALAAVRDGDRALVYLYWGAIDSTGHQYGCESWQWGDAVEAFDGEMRRLAASLPAGTSLTATADHGMVDLPDSAKIDVATDPELGAGVELAGGEMRAAHLYCRPGAADDVRAAWEARLGDDAWVMSREKAVAAGLFGTVSDAVLPRIGDVVVAMHGVVGAYDSRVMRPRVSSLIGQHGSLTDAEQLVPMIHLPAQ